From Streptobacillus ratti, one genomic window encodes:
- a CDS encoding filamentous hemagglutinin N-terminal domain-containing protein: MKKFIGIVLMVSLFLFARIKGVVINNGNIREERTRLALLNVTGINESKLSGMLETLSKDKLDVILSNPNGITLNGASFLNI, encoded by the coding sequence ATGAAGAAATTTATTGGTATAGTTTTAATGGTTAGCCTTTTTTTGTTTGCAAGAATTAAGGGTGTAGTAATAAATAATGGAAATATAAGAGAAGAGAGAACAAGACTTGCACTGTTAAATGTAACAGGGATAAATGAAAGTAAATTAAGTGGAATGCTTGAGACATTAAGTAAAGATAAACTTGATGTAATACTTTCAAATCCTAATGGAATTACATTAAATGGTGCAAGTTTTTTAAATATATAG